One region of Primulina tabacum isolate GXHZ01 chromosome 17, ASM2559414v2, whole genome shotgun sequence genomic DNA includes:
- the LOC142531869 gene encoding peroxisomal membrane protein 11C-like translates to MSSLDVARAELALAIIYLNKAEARDKICRAIQYGSKFLSNGEPGTAQDVDKSTSSARKVFRLFKFINCLHPLISPSAPETPLPLILLGKSTNALLSTFLFLDQISWLGRTGIYKNKERLELIGRISLFSWLGASVCTILVEIGELGRLSASIKKLEKELKNTDKYKNENYQSKMKKSNGRSIALVKATMDLVVAVGLLQLVPKKVTPRVTGAFGFASSLISCYLLLPSPQKAKTT, encoded by the exons ATGAGTTCATTAGATGTTGCCAGAGCAGAGCTTGCTCTTGCTATCATTTATCTGAATAAGGCTGAAGCCAGGGATAAAATATGCAGGGCCATACAATATGGTTCGAAATTCTTGAGTAATGGAGAGCCTGGAACGGCTCAAGATGTTGACAAATCAACTAGCTCAGCTCGAAAAGTTTTTCGTTTATTTAAG TTTATCAATTGTCTCCATCCTCTCATCAGTCCAAGCGCTCCCGAGACTCCACTTCCTCTGATTCTGTTGGGAAAG TCGACAAATGCCCTCTTGTCCACTTTCttgtttttggatcaaatttcaTGGTTGGGTAGGACAGGAATATATAAG AACAAAGAACGTCTAGAACTAATTGGAAGGATATCTCTCTTCTCTTGGTTAGGCGCTTCTGTCTGCACCATTTTGGTTGAG ATTGGTGAGCTTGGTAGGCTTTCAGCATCAATTAAGAAGTTGGAGAAGGAACTGAAGAATACCGATAAATACAAG AATGAAAACTATCAAAGTAAGATGAAAAAATCCAACGGCAGATCGATAGCTCTTGTAAAAGCGACCATGGACTTGGTGGTTGCAGTTGGCTTGCTTCAATTAGTACCCAAGAAAGTCACTCCTCGGGTAACTGGTGCCTTTGGATTTGCAAGCTCTCTCATCTCCTGCTACCTG TTGCTTCCTTCACCACAGAAGGCGAAAACAACCTGA